A window from Azoarcus sp. DD4 encodes these proteins:
- the fliE gene encoding flagellar hook-basal body complex protein FliE — protein sequence MDTRGIDQMLSELRSVTQAAQNKPAQTVQGAEGTDFAQVLQTAMADVSAAQKEARAMAQDFSAGDPNVNLQDVMVNLQKANLSFQQMVQVRNRLVTAYQDIMNMPV from the coding sequence ATGGATACCCGCGGAATTGACCAGATGTTGAGCGAACTGCGTTCGGTGACGCAGGCTGCGCAGAACAAGCCTGCCCAGACCGTGCAGGGCGCCGAGGGCACCGACTTCGCCCAGGTGCTGCAGACGGCCATGGCCGACGTGAGCGCAGCGCAAAAGGAAGCACGCGCCATGGCGCAGGATTTTTCTGCCGGCGACCCGAATGTGAACCTGCAGGATGTGATGGTGAATCTGCAGAAGGCCAATCTGTCCTTCCAGCAGATGGTCCAGGTGCGCAATCGCCTTGTCACTGCCTACCAGGACATCATGAATATGCCGGTCTGA
- the fliS gene encoding flagellar export chaperone FliS: MFGSTSYANRAAAYARVGTETSIEAASPHKLILMLYDGALLALRSASVAMEKQDIPAKGMAISKAIEIITNGLKVSLDLNAGGELAERLDALYEYMGDRLLYANLHNNQAALDEVSGLLASLREAWQGIADQVSPS, encoded by the coding sequence ATGTTCGGATCCACGTCCTACGCCAATCGCGCGGCAGCCTATGCGCGTGTCGGCACCGAAACCAGCATCGAGGCCGCCTCACCACACAAGCTCATCCTGATGCTCTACGACGGCGCGCTGCTGGCGCTGCGTTCCGCCAGCGTGGCCATGGAGAAACAGGACATTCCTGCCAAGGGCATGGCCATTTCCAAGGCGATAGAGATCATCACCAATGGTCTGAAGGTCAGCCTCGATCTCAATGCCGGCGGCGAGCTGGCCGAGCGGCTGGACGCACTGTACGAGTACATGGGCGACCGCCTGCTCTATGCCAACCTGCACAACAACCAGGCGGCGCTCGACGAGGTGTCCGGTCTGCTCGCCAGTCTGCGCGAAGCCTGGCAGGGCATCGCCGACCAGGTGTCGCCCTCCTGA
- a CDS encoding flagellar protein FlaG codes for MSITSISSQAADARLQGLAQQAASRMSQPTAAAAAQAAPTPATAATDATSPEAAAQPTSLEQVQQAMEDVRKAITPVAQDLLFSIDEDTGKTIVKVVDASTDEVIRQIPSEEIISIAKALDKLQGLLVQQKA; via the coding sequence ATGAGCATCACCTCGATCAGTTCCCAGGCGGCAGACGCGCGGCTCCAGGGCCTCGCCCAGCAGGCGGCGTCCCGCATGTCGCAGCCCACCGCAGCTGCGGCAGCCCAGGCTGCACCCACGCCAGCCACCGCGGCGACGGACGCCACAAGCCCGGAGGCGGCGGCCCAGCCGACCTCGCTCGAGCAGGTTCAGCAGGCCATGGAGGACGTCCGCAAGGCGATCACACCTGTGGCACAGGACTTGCTTTTTTCGATAGACGAAGATACCGGCAAAACCATCGTCAAAGTGGTGGATGCCAGCACGGACGAAGTCATCCGCCAGATCCCTTCCGAGGAAATCATCTCCATCGCGAAGGCACTGGACAAGTTGCAGGGACTGCTCGTCCAGCAGAAAGCCTGA
- a CDS encoding flagellar protein FliT — translation MLTLENGSKLLALYDEMAQAARANDWNRLAALGTDADVVRKAASGDIRPMNTLTPQDQEKLAMTIRRILDLEREIREHAEPALESTRKLLSSSVRGRNVRDAYGSAGF, via the coding sequence ATGCTGACGCTGGAGAACGGCTCGAAGCTGCTGGCCCTCTACGATGAGATGGCGCAGGCCGCGCGTGCCAACGACTGGAACCGTCTCGCGGCCCTCGGCACCGACGCCGACGTGGTACGCAAGGCGGCGAGCGGCGACATCCGCCCGATGAATACGCTGACACCGCAGGACCAGGAAAAGCTCGCCATGACGATACGACGCATTCTCGACCTCGAGCGCGAAATCCGCGAGCACGCCGAGCCTGCCCTCGAAAGCACCCGCAAGCTGCTGAGCAGCTCCGTGCGTGGCCGCAACGTGCGCGATGCATACGGCAGCGCGGGATTCTAG
- a CDS encoding flagellar hook-length control protein FliK has protein sequence MIPADLAARLRMINEASFFDTSPPVAGLQRAREIQALLPDLVPGQRFLATLQRTLPDGTFRAVVAGQQVTLALSSSAKPGDTLELVVTETSPKAVFARLANPEAAAAATPSSAQPALSQTGRLISFLLTGQPPAQAASLAGNQPLLTAPPTNATQLAPMLRQALAQSGLFYEAHQAQWLAGKVDTASLLREPQANPSPASAQHPQPAVGGRSNAPANPAATPLELAANERYAANAGAADEIAGPRAGPIPERLLAVVHQQLDALATNQYVWQGQAWPGQQIEWIIEDPRNGREGDGSEDLREWNTTLRLTLPRLGGLEAQLHLTPAGVALRLRADDAGTISALESGRKALEESLSAAGLPLTGMVVEQRNDAG, from the coding sequence ATGATCCCCGCCGACCTCGCCGCCCGGTTGCGGATGATCAATGAAGCGAGCTTCTTCGACACATCCCCGCCGGTAGCGGGCCTGCAGCGGGCCCGCGAAATCCAGGCGCTGCTGCCCGATCTCGTTCCCGGACAGCGCTTTCTCGCCACGCTGCAACGCACCCTGCCCGACGGCACATTCCGCGCCGTGGTCGCGGGCCAGCAGGTTACCCTGGCGTTGAGTTCCAGCGCCAAGCCGGGTGACACGCTGGAGCTTGTCGTCACCGAGACATCGCCCAAGGCGGTATTTGCCCGCCTGGCCAACCCGGAAGCGGCAGCCGCGGCCACGCCCTCCTCGGCTCAACCCGCACTCAGTCAGACGGGCCGCCTGATCAGCTTTCTACTCACCGGTCAGCCGCCGGCGCAGGCCGCCTCCCTCGCAGGCAATCAACCCCTTCTCACCGCGCCGCCGACAAACGCCACACAACTCGCGCCCATGCTGCGACAGGCGCTCGCCCAGAGTGGCTTGTTCTATGAAGCGCACCAGGCGCAGTGGCTCGCCGGCAAGGTCGACACCGCCAGCCTGCTGCGCGAGCCGCAGGCCAATCCCTCGCCCGCCAGCGCGCAGCATCCGCAACCCGCCGTGGGCGGGCGCAGCAACGCGCCGGCAAACCCGGCAGCCACGCCACTCGAGCTTGCTGCCAACGAACGCTACGCCGCCAACGCCGGCGCTGCCGACGAGATTGCCGGCCCCCGTGCGGGCCCCATCCCCGAGCGGCTGCTGGCGGTGGTGCACCAGCAACTCGACGCGCTGGCCACCAACCAGTACGTGTGGCAAGGGCAGGCGTGGCCGGGGCAACAGATCGAATGGATCATCGAGGATCCGCGCAACGGCCGCGAAGGCGACGGCAGCGAGGACCTGCGGGAATGGAACACCACGCTGCGCCTCACCCTGCCCCGGCTCGGCGGCCTCGAGGCGCAGCTTCATCTGACGCCGGCCGGCGTCGCGCTGCGCCTGCGCGCTGACGACGCCGGCACCATCAGCGCGCTGGAATCCGGTCGCAAGGCGCTTGAAGAATCGCTGTCGGCGGCCGGCCTGCCGCTCACCGGCATGGTCGTGGAGCAACGCAATGACGCCGGATGA
- a CDS encoding EscU/YscU/HrcU family type III secretion system export apparatus switch protein, whose translation MTPDDESDLGDAVPRGEAVALTYAAGEAAPRVVAKGRGLIAQEIIERARDAGIYVHESPELVALLMQVDLDTHIPPQLYVVIAELLAWLYRIEAGAEAGPAPVPAPGTLRELIEALPENRKPVAGKASE comes from the coding sequence ATGACGCCGGATGACGAATCCGACCTCGGCGATGCCGTACCGCGCGGCGAAGCCGTCGCCCTGACCTACGCCGCCGGCGAAGCCGCACCGCGGGTCGTCGCCAAGGGGCGCGGCCTGATCGCCCAGGAGATCATCGAGCGCGCCCGCGATGCCGGCATCTATGTGCACGAGTCACCCGAACTCGTTGCCCTGCTGATGCAGGTCGATCTGGACACCCACATCCCGCCACAACTTTACGTGGTGATCGCCGAACTGCTGGCCTGGCTCTACCGCATCGAAGCCGGCGCCGAAGCGGGACCGGCACCGGTCCCGGCGCCGGGCACCCTGCGCGAACTGATCGAGGCCCTGCCGGAAAACCGCAAACCCGTGGCTGGCAAGGCCAGCGAATAG
- the fliD gene encoding flagellar filament capping protein FliD codes for MATITSSGSILDIDSLVSGLMTVESRPLTLLANKEASYQAKLSAFGQIKSVLSSLQTATTALNSADKFAATKATVAGEGFTATSDANAATGSYSVDVTQMAKIQRVSTSTGSSFVPAAGKLTIEFGTVSESGGTKSFVSDSPARTASLEFEGSTLEELRDAINNDATLGIKASVVNNGTTNQLVLSGTATGAKMAFKLTGESGLADLSYDPSATPAVGDKMYSVQAAQDAILEVDGISVTRSSNTISDVIDGVTLTLNKEPSGTATSLSGTLTVAADQSTAKTAVEAFIKAYNEVQSTLKSLTSYNTDTETAATLTGDSTARSIQGQLRSALASTFGGLGNASTLSQIGISFAKDGTLSLDSTKFNKAMSDPDMDVGALFAGTDEVDGFADVFGAKLESFLDTDGLLASRTDGINSTIKSITKQYDAMETRLETMEARYRAQFSSLDTLLSSLSQTSSYLTQQLANLPSASS; via the coding sequence ATGGCAACGATCACCAGCAGCGGCTCGATACTCGATATCGACTCCCTGGTCAGTGGCCTGATGACCGTCGAAAGCCGCCCGCTCACCCTGCTGGCCAACAAGGAGGCCAGTTACCAGGCAAAGCTCTCGGCATTCGGCCAGATCAAGAGCGTGTTGTCCTCCCTGCAGACGGCAACAACCGCACTCAATAGCGCGGACAAATTTGCCGCCACCAAGGCAACGGTTGCCGGCGAGGGCTTCACCGCCACCTCCGATGCCAACGCCGCCACTGGCAGCTACAGCGTCGATGTGACGCAGATGGCCAAGATCCAGCGGGTGTCGACTTCGACCGGCAGCTCCTTCGTGCCGGCGGCCGGCAAGCTGACCATCGAGTTCGGCACCGTCAGCGAATCCGGCGGCACCAAGAGCTTCGTCAGCGATTCCCCCGCACGCACCGCCAGCCTGGAATTCGAAGGCAGCACGCTCGAAGAGCTGCGTGATGCGATCAACAACGACGCTACCCTGGGCATCAAGGCAAGCGTCGTCAACAACGGCACTACCAACCAGCTGGTGCTGAGCGGCACGGCCACCGGCGCCAAGATGGCCTTCAAGCTGACCGGCGAAAGCGGCCTCGCCGACCTCAGCTACGATCCTTCGGCAACGCCCGCTGTCGGCGACAAGATGTACTCGGTGCAGGCCGCGCAGGACGCCATCCTCGAAGTCGATGGCATCTCCGTCACGCGCAGCAGCAATACGATTTCCGACGTGATCGACGGCGTCACGCTGACGCTGAACAAGGAACCCAGCGGCACCGCGACCTCGCTCTCGGGCACCCTCACCGTGGCCGCCGACCAGAGCACTGCAAAGACGGCGGTCGAAGCCTTCATCAAGGCTTACAACGAGGTGCAGAGCACGCTCAAGTCGCTGACCTCGTACAACACCGATACCGAAACCGCCGCCACGCTGACCGGCGACTCCACCGCGCGCAGCATCCAGGGCCAGCTGCGCAGCGCGCTCGCGTCCACCTTCGGCGGACTCGGCAACGCCAGCACGCTTTCCCAGATCGGCATCAGCTTCGCCAAGGACGGCACACTCAGTCTCGACAGCACCAAGTTCAACAAGGCGATGAGCGATCCGGACATGGACGTCGGCGCACTGTTTGCCGGAACCGACGAGGTCGATGGCTTTGCCGATGTTTTCGGAGCCAAGCTGGAGAGCTTCCTCGACACCGACGGCCTGCTTGCCAGCCGGACCGACGGCATCAACTCGACCATCAAGTCGATCACCAAGCAATACGACGCGATGGAAACCCGTCTCGAAACGATGGAAGCGCGCTACCGCGCGCAGTTCTCGTCGCTCGACACCCTGCTCTCCAGCCTGAGCCAGACCAGCAGCTATCTCACCCAGCAGCTCGCCAACCTGCCGTCGGCCAGTTCCTAA
- a CDS encoding flagellar brake protein, whose translation MSNQNEHTRVDLIGSDDHDKYLLRGSREIRQILQGLIDGHALVTAQLSPGQQSFLTALIALSDDGNSVLVDASADEHINQRIGSSEKLICMTQLDKIRIQFELQTPAATNHDGHPAFRAAVPDQLFRLQRREFYRLQTPVTHAVSCRIPIPQPDGKKISLETRVIDISAGGVAVVVPPDNVPFSADMEFVDCQLQLPELGTIAVRLRVRNIFRLTNRNGIQMLRAGCEFVDLPRSADNAIQRYIFKVERERSARERGRL comes from the coding sequence ATGTCCAACCAGAACGAGCACACCCGGGTCGACCTCATCGGCTCCGACGATCACGACAAATACCTGCTTCGCGGCAGTCGTGAAATCCGCCAGATCCTGCAGGGCCTGATCGACGGCCACGCACTCGTCACCGCCCAGCTCTCGCCGGGCCAGCAGTCCTTTCTCACGGCCCTGATCGCCTTGTCGGACGACGGCAACAGCGTGCTGGTGGATGCCAGCGCCGACGAGCACATCAACCAGCGCATAGGCAGCTCGGAAAAGCTGATCTGCATGACCCAGCTGGACAAGATCCGCATCCAGTTCGAACTGCAGACGCCCGCCGCAACGAACCACGACGGTCATCCGGCCTTTCGTGCCGCGGTGCCGGACCAGCTCTTTCGATTGCAGCGGCGCGAGTTCTACCGCCTGCAGACGCCCGTCACCCACGCGGTGAGCTGCCGGATACCGATCCCGCAACCCGACGGCAAGAAGATCAGCCTGGAAACCCGGGTCATCGACATCAGCGCTGGCGGTGTCGCGGTCGTGGTGCCGCCGGACAATGTGCCCTTTTCCGCCGACATGGAATTCGTCGACTGCCAGCTGCAACTGCCCGAACTAGGCACGATTGCGGTACGGCTCAGGGTGCGCAACATCTTCCGCCTCACCAACCGCAACGGCATCCAGATGCTGCGCGCGGGTTGCGAGTTCGTCGATCTGCCACGCAGCGCGGACAACGCCATCCAGCGCTATATCTTCAAGGTCGAACGCGAACGCAGCGCCCGCGAACGCGGACGGCTCTGA